AGTATTGTTACGTAAAAGGTCATGGCATCCTTCCCCTACCAAAAAACTGTGTCACATATTATTGCACATGTTACAGGCGCAAGGCATAGCAATGCAGTTTGATGCCATTGTGAATTTCCATGACATTGGAAGCCGAAATGCTTGGTGTGTTGAGAAAAGGACAAGGGAAACTATACCTGGTTCCTGAGCTCCAATATACGGGGttctttttccaaattttctCCTGCAACAGTAATTTTATAACACTTGTGAAAACAGTTTAAGCAGAGGATATGTAGTTCAATTAAGAAAGTAGCTTACTGGCAAGTTGCAACGTCTCCTTACGAAGTTCATCACGTACCTAAAAAGGACATCAGGTAACATTCGATAAGAGAAAAGTATTTTCCAACATGACCAAAAAGCAGCTCTGCAGATTCAAcagagtgatatatatatagagagagagagatctatgCCTGAAATAACAATCTTCGAGTTAATTAACCAACCTCTATCTTTAAGAAGATACATTTGAAGAATGTCAGTATTGGCCTCAAGCTTTGAGTCAAGTAAAAAGTACTGCAGATTCTTCTGGGTTTCATTTCATTCACTTTGATATGAAGGTTGTCATTTCTAAGAATAAAAGCCAACATCCTATTTACTCAAAACATTTGAACACCGAAATTTGCTTCTCATCTGCTTTCTGACTAGCTTTGACAGTATAGGTTTCAAagtgttttgaaatttgaaatcacCAAATTTATAATGAAACCCAGAAGCCAACAGAAATACCCAGtacataaatacataaatcCATCTGACATTAACTTGGGGTCATCTTAACAATAAACAGGCTAATAGATAGCAGACTCAAAAATATTCTATCCATTGTTATCAGAGAGACTCATATATGTATAACGAGTAATGTTATCCACATAATTCATATTATTATAGTAAACAATTACTGAGAAGAAAAAGGGAGATACATCTTGAAGCATCTGTAGCTAAGAATACTATAATAACCAGTCTAATTGCAAGTATCATCAGCTTCAAGAAGCCAGTTAAATGTGGGAAATGGATTAAAGAAAACAGAGTTCCTGCGCAATTATCAGGCTATATCCTGCTTCAGTGATACTATAGAGGGCAATAAAATGTGACTCACAATAACTCAGGCAAACTATGAAAGTGTTCCCTGTAATTTGCTTGACTAGAGAAAGTAATCAAGTAAAAGCTTAAAATAGTGAGAAAATCATGAAGAATACAGAAACATGATAATAAGACATAGACGGTGAAGATAAGAAGTGTAGAGGAGAATGAATGCTTACATTGTTCTGAATTTTAACTTGGTCAAGTGAATTGAAGAAAGCATCATATGCCTCTTTGTCAGCTAAAATTTTTCGCAACTCATCAACACTGCAGATAAGCCACAATAGTAAGTGCAGCATTTCGAAGAACATAATGCCAGAGAAGAGAAAGATAAACAGTCAGTCATTCGAACCACATTACCTTTCAAATTATCAAAAAGTTGAGAAAAGGTATAACTAAAGCATTATCCTATTTTAGCAAATTGAATTCTAATGTTAACTAATCACCATTCCTCATATACACACATAGATGTCTCACATAGGCATTGAAAGTACAAAAGAAAGTGTTGCAGATGATCAAATCCCcaataagaagaaaattatCATCTATAGAAAATTCAAATTACCACACTGTTGCTACTGAGCTATCATTAGTAATAAAAAGAATCACATGAAAAGGATATTACTTAATTATGCACCTAGCAGACACACAATAGAAGAATATTAAACATGTTGGTGGCCAAAAGAATATGAGCTGGGGCATCACTTATTTACCTTTTATCCTTCAAGCGAGCAATAATTCCTGCTGCCTCAGCTGGTGACGGTTGTCCATGAGCAGTAGGACCATCTGGAGTTCTTTGACTCCCACCAACACTGGAAGAACTACTTGCTGTAGAAGGGCGTGAAGATGAGCTAAGCACGGAGGGAGGATACCATGATTGAGTAGGGATCTCTGGGAAATTCGATGGAGCTTGTTGCTGCTGGGCCCCACTGCAACCAAGAATTCatatttcatttcaaaatttctaaaCCTGCTtagtatttaaatatatgtttccGTAAAACCCCTCTCAGCATAGTCACAAGgcattagaaataaatttagaaggGGTGAAAAATCCAGAATTTGACGTTGAGTGAGCTAAAAGAAATTCAGAAGTTCAGTTGGTTACGTGAAAATATGAAGTACAAAAGCACGTGCAGCACATAACATTTGAGGTAATACAACAATCATTTAATTGATCGCTTGTTCCTTTTATTTTCAGTAACGGgtgaaaaattaaaagcaaCAGAGTGAATAAGAAACAAGGAACTCATATTACATTAGAAGATGCCTGAAGCTAATGATAAGCTTAATGTTTTACCCCTTATTGAACTAACAGCTCGCACATACTAGTAAACATGATGTAATAAAACAAATAGACAGAAGTACTTGGGGATCTCTGTTCACTAATGTTCAACTCACCCAAAAATAGGAAGTTTCCAACTCATCGCGCAACTTCTGATAACtgcaaagaacaaaataaaaccaTGTTAGTCATCatttgaaagaagaaaaatcaattaagaGTGAAACAggtttctaaaattaaatttgaatcaacATATAATTGGAGCTGCcacaaaattttgttttctctgCTTATTAAACAACAAGAAGTACAGTGAATTGAAACTATTAAGCTAAAAAACAATACGAACTCAATAATTCTAAGCTCtccaattgaaaaataaattagaaatagcAGGTAACGAAAAGAAATAACTCTAAATGCCAAACCTACTGCTTATCATGAATATATTGCTTACTAGATTATCAAAACAGAGCGAAATtctgaaagaaaaattattCCCGATATTAAACGAACACCGATCCTCATTATTCAAAACTATATCGATGACGAAAAtgtctcaaattcaaattgcGGTGACCACACACTAATTATTACACCCCCTGCTCTATTTTGATGCTATCTACGCCCCTCAATATTACAACACAGCGAACTATATAAACACAGTAAATCCCTTCAACTAGGGTTTCGAATTATTGCTCCGATCGCCTAGTAATAACAAATACGCATCAAAACAAggggaaaaaatagaaaaaaaaaatttccgaaAGCAAAATCAAAGAGGAGTAGGTCGAAGAGGATTAGGGTTTCGTAACGCACCTCTTTCGTGGGATCGGAGGATCGCGGAGCGTGTGGAATCGATCGGGAAAGGGATGAGATGAAGAGAAGGGGTAAAATTTCCTTCCGCTCGCTCCCTTCGtgggtttttaattttttttttcctatgaaATTTCGTTGTGCCTGATtcgattttatatatttcacgAACAACAACGCGTATACTCAACCGCGGACTCTGTGTTCGGATATCGGGTTGGGCCGAGCTATAATGGGCCGGGCCGAACCGTGTTAGGCCCATCTAATCTGAAATTACGGAGAGTTTATAACTTGGGATCTTGGCGAATCCGCTCCAACCGTGGTTGTAGGAAACAATACATCGTGGGTCGTACGTGGCATTAACTGCGTATGTTGTTTGTAAGCATTAAAAGGTACCAAATAGGAAGGAGTCACGTGGACATGTCGCACAACGGCCCTTGTACACAATAAGTATCCGCATTCCGCTGTCGCCCCCCGCCACTTCGATAAGGTTGCTGCACCATTTAAAGCGGGCCTTTCTCGGAATATCAAAAAACTTGTTGCCTGGACCCGGTGTAGTAGACCGATTGGATTAATGCGCCTTTATTATCTGGACTACCATTTCTACATAATACATAGGATTGGTGCATAATACAATTTTATGTGCTATTGGTACGTTAATAAGTAAAGATTTTTTTGGAAGCTAAACAAGTGTTTAGTCCCGTATTTGCTTCTAAATTCAATTACAATTaccttcaaaaaaattattatatatatatatagagagagagagagagagtagg
Above is a genomic segment from Ananas comosus cultivar F153 linkage group 15, ASM154086v1, whole genome shotgun sequence containing:
- the LOC109721738 gene encoding vacuolar protein-sorting-associated protein 37 homolog 1-like → MSWKLPIFGGAQQQQAPSNFPEIPTQSWYPPSVLSSSSRPSTASSSSSVGGSQRTPDGPTAHGQPSPAEAAGIIARLKDKSVDELRKILADKEAYDAFFNSLDQVKIQNNVRDELRKETLQLARENLEKEPRILELRNQCTIIRTTELAAAQEKLAELERQKEEILKSYSPAALLGKLHDAMIKVDEESEQLHAKLLEKEIDLPTFVQKYKKLRTTYHRRALLHLAAKTSVC